CGCTGACGCCGAAGACCAGCGCGACCTCGGCCATCGGAAGTTCGGCGTATGACTCGGGCATTTCGCCTTGCCACTTCTTGCTGGTGATGTCGGCGTCGAGGACGAAGCCGCCTTGGCCATCTTCGAGCGCCGGAATCAGGTGCTCGCGGGTTGCCTCGTCGATCTTCGCCAACAGCGGCTTCACGACTTCGAGGACCTTCTCGGCTTCGGCGCGATCATCTTCGTCCATTTCGGCGAGGCCGTAACCTTCGAAATACTCGATGCCTTTGCCGACCCACTTGGCGAGCAGAGCGTACGCCTCGGGGTCGCTCACGCCGCGGCCGACGAACGCGAACACCGGATTGCCGCCCACGTGGTTGGTCAGTTCCAGCGGCAACGAGCCGTCGAGACGGGTGTTCTCAGCCCAGTTGTAGGTGAAGCTCTCGAAGCCTTCTTCCGTCTTCAGCGTGCAGCCGGCGATGTCGCCGGGCTTCGGCAGATAGGGCTTCAGGTCGCTGGCCAGCTCGACGAGGTCTTCGCTGAGTTCGCCTTTGAGTTCGTCGTCGATGTCGTCCGACGCTTCGATCAGCGCGCCGAGTTCTTCCGCGGCGTCGTCGAGGTCGGCGGCCGACAGCATTTGGGCCTTCATCACGCCGGCGCTAATAAATTGGACGCCGACCAGGTCGCCTTCCTCTTCTTCAAGGTGAGGCAACAGCGGCTCGAACGAGTCGGTTTCGACGAGCAGATCGTTGTCTTCGTCGCCGAGCGTGGCGAGTTGTTCCGTCGATTCGCCGATCGAGAGGACGACGTAGGTGTCCCACACGCCGAGCGCGACGGCGATTTTCTTGTCGGAAATGATTTCCTTCAGGCTGTCGTAGGTCTTTTCGTCGATCTGCAGACCGGCCGGCTTTTCCTCGGGCCACGGGATGGTCGATCCGTCGAGGTTGAGCACGAGGTATTCGACTTCGTTGATCGTTTCGCGCTCGAACTCGATTTCAGTCTTCGAGTTCTTCAGCGCCATCTTTACGACGACTTCCAGACGCTTCAGCTGCGTTTCGCCCGCGGCATTGTCCTTCACCTTGAAGGCCATGAGCATGTCGGGGACCGTCAGCAGCTCAGGATCTTCGGCGATCGCGTCGGCGACGGCTCGCATGCGGGCTTCGTTCGGGTCGATGTGCCCGCCGGCGGCGTTCATCGCTTCGATCATCGGCGCCAGGCGGCTGCCTTGGACGATGCTCAGCAGTTCCATGAACTTCGGGAAGTCTTCGCCAGCGATGAAGACGACCTCTTCCGAGAACATCTCGCCGAGCAACTTCGCGAGTTGCTGGTTCTCCGGCAGCTCCATCAGCTGCCAGAACATGGCAGCCGGGCCTTCCGGATTGTTGATTTGCATTTGGGCCATCTGCCAGCCCATGGCGACGGACGGAATCTCGACGAATTTCTTCCAGGCATTGCTCTCGGCAATGACGTCGATCTGCTCCTTGATCCGCAAGCTGCTGGTGTAGACGCTCGCGCTCGCTGGCGCCCAGTCGAGCGAGTTGCCGTAGTCTTCGTCATCGGCGGCGAAGGTCGGCGCCGCGAGCATGAGGCCCGCGGCCAGCGCCGCGCTGCGGCCGAGGGCCGGCAGCAATCGGCTGCAGAAGCGAACAGAGAAAGTTTTCATCGGTCCATCCTGAAGGTGAGGTACGACAATCAAGCGGTGCGTGTTGGCTTCGCCCTAAGCGCAAGCCGGCACTGTAGTGCTGCCTGTGCGCGATTGCAACCTGCATTTGCAGGCGCGCAGAAATCGCTCGGCAAGGGTAGCTTATTCGCCGTGCCACGGGGAAAATTGCCGGAATCCCTGAAAAACGGGCCGTTTTAGCCCAGCTTGGGGAACTCGCTCCGCAGCGAGCGGTAGAGCCCCTGGAACACCGGGAAGGCTTGGTCGTACGCCTTTCGAGCACGGGCGTCGGGCTTGCTGCTTTCGGCTGTTTTGACCGCCGCGGCGCACGCTTGGCTGATGTCCTTGTAATGACCTGCCCCCACTGCGGCGAGTAGCGCGACGCCGTACGCGGGGCCTTCGTCGGCCGCCATCGCACTCACTGCCTTACCGAAGACGTCGGCCTGCATCTGCCGCCAGAAGGGGTTCTTCGCCCCGCCGCCGCCCGCGCGAACTTGCTTCACCGGGACGCCGAGGCCTTCGATGATCTCGAAGCTATCGCGCAGGGCGTAGGTGACGCCTTCGAGAATCGACCGCACAATGTGGCCGCGTCCGTGGGCGAGCGTGAGACCGATCAGCGCGCCGCGAGCATGCGGATCGAGATGCGGCGTCCGCTCGCCGGCGAGGTAGGGGAGGAACTGCAAGCCCTCGGCGCCGGTGGGCGTGGCGGCCGCTTCCTTCACCAGCTCTTCGAAGCTAACGGTCGGCTTGCGGGCGCCTTTCTTATCAATCGTGGAGCAGAGGGCGTCCTGGAACCACTGCAGCGAACCGCCGGCGGAGAGAATGACCCCCATCATGTGCCACTTGCCGCGGACCGCGTGGCAGAAGGTGTGGAGTCGACCTTCGGGATCGAACTGCGGTTCATCGCTGTGGACGAACACGACGCCCGAGGTGCCGATCGACGTGGCGAGCAGGCCCGCCTTGACGATGCCGTTGCCGACCGCGCCCGCTGCACAGTCGCCAGCGCCGCCGACGACCTTGCACGCCGTTGTCAGGCCGAGCAGCTTGGCCGCCTCGGCGGTGAGCGTGCCGGTGACTTCCTCTGATTCGTAGCACTTCGGCAGCAGGCTGT
This sequence is a window from Lacipirellula parvula. Protein-coding genes within it:
- the xylB gene encoding xylulokinase; protein product: MAVCLGIDVGTSGTKALAISPAGEILASASSNYGCAHPKPLWSEQDPEDWWAATIKVVRAVVKQAKLKPSDVAAIGLSGQMHGSVFLDKAGKVIRPALLWNDQRTAKECEEIESRAGGRAKLIQMVANPALTGFTAPKILWLRNNEPKNFAKTVKVLLPKDEIRRRLTGEFATEVSDASGTLLLDVVHRRWSQPLLDKLELDNSLLPKCYESEEVTGTLTAEAAKLLGLTTACKVVGGAGDCAAGAVGNGIVKAGLLATSIGTSGVVFVHSDEPQFDPEGRLHTFCHAVRGKWHMMGVILSAGGSLQWFQDALCSTIDKKGARKPTVSFEELVKEAAATPTGAEGLQFLPYLAGERTPHLDPHARGALIGLTLAHGRGHIVRSILEGVTYALRDSFEIIEGLGVPVKQVRAGGGGAKNPFWRQMQADVFGKAVSAMAADEGPAYGVALLAAVGAGHYKDISQACAAAVKTAESSKPDARARKAYDQAFPVFQGLYRSLRSEFPKLG